The nucleotide sequence aatgcattacaaataatatttctatatttagtaTGTGCAaataccttttatttattttataatctaCTCTGTATTTAAAATTTCTTGCACAAATAATGTGTCAAATATTCCAAATGAGATCTTTTCATCAACACTTTTAGTTTTGAATTCATCAAGTAACCTTTAGTTATTTTCCATGATTATGTGATACATCAAAATTTGCAGTAATTCTTTTAACATTTTGGTTATTTACTACATGACATAGTTAAAGCAGTTATCTGACCTTTTTTTCGTTTGCAGGACCACAGCAGGATCATTAAGATCAGAAGAGTGATGAACAAAATTCCCAAACCCACAAACAGTCCTACTGATAAATCATTGGATCTGCCACTGACTTGAGAACCTGAAGCAGAATGTTagcaattaaacaaaaaaactgttATTAGAAAAGGAATCAAATAAACAGGGTAGAGTCAGAGGATGTCCCTCAGACACAGGATGGACAAGACTCTCCAGGATCACATCAATATCTAAAAGAGAGAATTTACACCACTGGTTGATTTTACTTTGAAACTCATTAATAACTTTTGTGGTTTGGAATTGGATGAAAACTCTTTCCATTAGAAATGTAAAGCTAAAAATGTGTAGAGCTTCATTACAGCCTCATTCAGTGTTCTACCTGCTCTACTGTAGACTTCAAAACAGTACTGAAAGAAACCAGTTCAGTGTCTCTTGTTAAACAGTTTTTCTCCCAGTTGTAAACTCACAATTCTAAATAATCTGGAATTAAATATTTTCCCTTCACCTTGCACTGTGATGTGGACAGGAttactgttttctccagattcagactcacaccagtaaactccagtgtaggatgtggagaggaagctgatgttacatgtagatcctgtaactgatccccagtgtgaacaatctaacactctctcactgagtgtgtatcgtctcactgtccatccagtagagttactctggtcctcacagctcagtgagagagagtcatcagtaaagtgttgagttctgctgggattgatgatcagagagactggaggagattCACCTTAAACACAGAAAGCAAAATCTCTGGTATTTTACAGGATTGTACTGTAAATGATTAGTCAGTTAGATCAGTAAAATGAGACTGTACTggattatgatttattttatactataaatatattttcaggTATTTTGCTTGCAGAATTAACAGGGTGTCACAGTGTGTAACATTATGGCCCTGAATTGATCAGAGCTGACAAACATGGACCACAGACTCCAACTTCCAGCAACCACCAGCACTCCCACGTCCTCAGTCACCAGATTTTTAATTATGTGTACCTGTTTCTAGGTATATGCTCTGTTCTCTGTGTGCGATGTTACTAAGCTGTGTTTATTGAGcaatgtttttctgtttgattCTGATATTCCTGAATTGCTTCTGAATTTCCCTTGCACATGTGACTGTTTGTGCGTACTGTTTGGATTATCTGCTGTGCCTGTGTGCATGTTCCAATACTGTGTAAGTGTTCATAATTTTGTTACACTTGTTCCTGTGCCTATTATTTTGTGACTGTTTAGGTTCTCTTTCCCTGTGACTTAAAAACTCCCTGTGTGTGCATCCAACATTGAGTCAGTGGGACTTATgtacaaatattttataatacatcTGCTTCTAGTActacagttttttaaaaaaaatgttcaattgACAGAacattttttcctgttttttttttttttgttgttgttctttttagtTATAGTAAGCtgtttctgtatctgtatttttaAACCTGAAGTTTCCAAAATTTCCATAAGcttggcaagaaaaaaaaaatctcagaacagtgcacCTCCtttttgtatctgtttagaaaACATTTTCTGGAGACACTCCATGTACATGGTTACATCCACAAGGTTTACCTGCTTTgacttataaaataaaatcctccTGCACAAAGATCCTCAACTATCTCCTGAGTCCTTTGTGTTATCCAGGAAAATGACAGGGGTGGAGACATCACAGAATTACAGGTCACAAGGAACATCATGACAATAATCCTCTACCAGCACTTAGGATTCTTTAACAAcccttatatatacatatgaataaataaatgctgcattAATCTGATCTTACATTCACACTTTTCTATtctacacttcaacacaacagttaattttcctcaccagtgatccatagtggctgtggattgctgtactgtgagtgaagggctggttctcctctctctcctctgcacatataaactcctgtgtgtttaagagcagcaggactgagagtgtatttgcctccagatcctctgctgctgtctgagaggagctccacatacacgctatagccaccattattatttattccagttaagccgtctctgtagggaacaactgtgtaccagctgaatgtccagtctgtagaggagtctgtaacctcacagcttagagtcactgactctccttcagtcagccagctctGTGGAGATACACTCAGTACTGCCGGTGGTCTCTCTGTTGCACAGGAAATACAAACAATTTCTTTCCTAGATGTATTTAATACCCAGTAAGAAGCTTTTCATGAATGTCTAACTGCACATTTTTAAGTGTCTCcagaaatcctcacacactcccctgatacagtcagtgtaactagAATCTGTCAGCAGTCACGATATCTTACAGAAACACTACAATTTTACACAGACCTGTTTAACTACAAAAGACCAACTAAGAACTGAGTAAgaattaataaagtaataaaaaatgtctGCAAAAAACAGTCATATCATCAACAACCTATTTTATTCACTCCTTTAATGCATCAATATAttcattgtttgtttgcttgtttttgcttattaaataaaatgtttttaaaatcttgCAGTGGATGTCAGCAGCCACAAATGACAAATACTTTTAAAGACATGCCTTTTAAGATTATTGTGAACATAACAATTCAAGGTTAGTACAATATTATTAAGCAATATTATAACACCTCTAACAAACGTAATCAGAGTAGAGGAAAAAgtcatgacatacctctcactgtaatcttgacaggatcactgaactctgtgaagtagtagtagttgttgtttatcctgtttgcccgacacttgtactctgtttctcctgcattatcgactgtcactttaagtgtgttctcttgttcactgctcagattctgtaactgattatttCTGTACCAGAGAAACTTccatccagtctcctgctgcagctcacagctcagagtgacggtgtctccagtgtagacggagctctgaggattcactctcacagacggtttgggttttgctgttgatcccaaatgaaaaattatttgtacagaaaATAAACTATCAAAATAATTTGTACAAATTTCTAAGAGTTTccagctgaaataaaaaaaattataattacaatTACACTGTAATCAAAGTAGAGGAAATGTtcatgacatacctctcactgtaatcttgacaggatcactgaactctgtgaagtagtagtagttgttgtttatcctgtttgcccgacaccggtactctgtttctcctgcattatcgactgtcacattaagtgtgttctcttgttcactgttcagattctgtaactgattatttttgtaccactgaaactcccatccagtctcctgctgcagctcacagctcagagtgacggtgtctccagtgtagacggagctctgaggattcactctcacagtcgctTTGGGTTTTcctgttggtatgaaatgaaaaattatttgtacagaaaataaacatctattaaaataatttgttcAAAATTCCGAGAGTCTccagctgaaatgaaaaattataattatgattacAGCATAGTGCAGGTTTTGTGccatttcatgtttgtttttgttttttttcattacagTAAACCCTTAACactttataaatatttgtgaaaataatttcttacatgtctcacacattcactcctgGTTtcagatgtactgtatattgtttattttctttcttcttttaacAAAGTttagaagtgcacaggatgacaagacaaacagacaaacatgtagaccgactctgtacaaaagaacagtgtagacagtgagtgcagatattaaagtgacacatgtaaacaggatcaatctaaagtgtaatgtaaagtgacatatgcgtgcaaacaggacaatttgtgtgtgtgtgtagaagtgtagaaggtcatttatttacagagaaaaataaagtataaaaatgtgacagaaacaaagcaaaaacaaacactagatCAGGGATGTggaagaataaacacacatggatAATATCAGTAATTTCTGTCCCCATAACACCCAATTATGGAATTGTAGATATGCATTATATaagaacaaatatttattttaccaaaataAATGCAACTTTTAGATAAAACTGGAAATATCTTATGAATGTTTTTGTTCAGAATTTAAATGACGGAAACCGTATGACAGTGTTATCATGTCAGCACGCGCGTCCGTTTCACCCATCGCAGCGCGCACTTCCGGGTGCGCGACTTTGCGCCATTCACGGCCATCGCGGACGGAGCTCTTCCAGGTTCACCTTCCTTCAGCGCTATATAAACACGCTGTCTACGTGCCTTCCTCGCCAGATGACCTCTCTGTATCACTGCGAGTCATCCCGCCCTCattcttgccttttttttttctttgctgttttCCCAGCCGGATTTTGGACTGTTCATTTTCACTGTTTCTGGATTATCCTGCATGTCCATCATGTCCGATCCGTGCTCCAGTGCTTGCTTCATAACCGCCTGTACGTGAAACCAGAGAAGTGTGAGTTTCATGTCTCCAAGACCTCCTTCCTGGGGTTCATCCCCTCGGCCAGTAGTGTACAGATGGACCCTGAGCGGATAAAGGCAGTGAGGGACTGGCCATGGCCGGAGACCCAGAAGCAGCTCCAACAATTCCTGGGTTTCGCCAACTTCTATCGGAAGTTCATCTGAGGTTACAGCACGGTCGCCGCACCTCTTCACCGGCTCACATCCACCCTGCATGCTTTTTTCTGGTCGCTAAGTTCAAGGATCTGTTTACCTCAGCTCCCATCCTGACCGTACCAGATCCCACTTGGCAGTTTGTTGTGGAGGTGGATGTGCCTTCTACTCACGACGCCTCTACCCTTCATGCCTGATCACCTCCGTTCCCAAGTCCTTCAGTGGTGCCATGGTTCTCGCGTGTTTTGCCATCCTGACATTTCTTGCACCCGGTCCATCCTTTAACAGCGGTTTTGGTAGCCCTCGGTTAGTAAGGACGTCCGGGACTTCGTGGCTGCCTGCCCCACCTGCGCCCAGCATAAGTCCTCCAAGACCCCTCCTGCAGGCTACCTCCGTCCTCTCCCTGTTCCACGGCGACCTTTTTCGCACATCTCTATGAACTGTCACTGGCCTTCCTTCGTCTGCCGGTCACACCACCATTCTCTCGGTGGTTGACTGATTTTCGAAGATGGGCCACTTCATTGCCCTTCCTAAGCTACCGTCTGCCAAGGTGACCGCCCAGCTCATGGTCCAGCATGTTGTCCGCCTCCATGGCCTTCCACGCAACATTGTCTCAGACCGGGGACCACAGTTTACATCCAATTTTTGATAAGAATTCTGCCAGCTCCTGGGGATTACCGTCAGCTTGTCATCCGGGTTCCACCCATGGTCCAACAGACAGACTGAGCAGCTGAATCAAGAACTGGAGGTAGGGCTTCGTATCCTGTGTGCCAAGGAGCCGGTGTCCTGGTCAGCCAACTTAGTGTGGGTTGAATATGCCCACAACTCCCTACCCTCAGCTGCCACTGGCCTCTCACCCTTCCAAGCTGCTTATGGTTATCAACCACCGCTGTTCTCCACCCAGGAACTGGAGGCCTTGGTTCCCTCCGCCCAGGCCCTGGTCAGACGATGCCGACGCGTCTGGAGGAAGGCTCGTGCAACCTTGCTCAATACTTCTTGAAGCTATGCTCAGTGGGCCAACAGCAAGCGCCACCCAGCACCTCCTTACCGGGTTGGTCAGCGGGTCTGGCTGTCTACTCCGTGGCGGTACGACTCAAGCTCCCCAGGGTCCTGTGCATTCATCCTACATTCCACGTATCCAGACTCAAGCCTGCTCGTTGGCTCCACTCTACATTAAATACTCTTCCCTGCCCCTGTTGTGTCTTGCATTTGGGTTCTATCCGTGCACGCCTGACATATCAAAACAATCCCACAATCTAATTTTCAAATGCCATACAATTTTATATCATAATAATGTTCCTCCTCATCTTCCAGAGCTTTTGGTGAATGGACATGCTCTCACTAGCCCAAATTTTCACAATACCATAATTATGAAGGCCTATGTCAAAGAGCTATATCCTTTATGAAACAACAGATGATTTATTCTGATGTAGATTTGCATGTACACTTAGAGAAGATTCACATTACTGGTTATTTCCTAAATTTAGAAATCTCTGtgcttttgcaaaaaaaaaaaaagtgattgttGGCATTATTGTAATAGATGACATGGCAATCAGTGTAATTATTATTCTTTGAAAgttttttgggttgttttttttacacaagaacaaatttcttttttcatttatttcacaacAAAAGACAGTACATTGTAGACAAACAGAAcaacaaacacaagaacaaatgATGAGAAGACAGGACTTAATTTAcccatgtacagtgtgtgtttttgtttgcataAGTGCCCCTGGGTAATGTGTGGAGGGGTTGTTtatggaaaagagagaggagggagcAAAGAGGGaggacacagaaagagaaaaaaacataataataataataataataataataataataactgatttACACTGTGGTAAATAGGTCACTGTAGAAGTTTTGAAAAACAGCATTAATATCCTGTGAATTGTGGACCATTTCACCTGTAGAGTTTATTATGGATGGAATAATTGCTATCTTTTTTATGTTGTAGTTGATTTGCTAGATATTTACCTGTTCTAGACTGGAACTGTTCATATTTAAGTTGTTGAATGATCGTTTGGGTTTTTCTGTGTATAATACTctcatattacattttataatagTTTAACTCGTTCTGTGTTCGTTCACTGGGGTTATTTGAGTATGAGTTTGTTCATTCTTTAATCTTTTGTTCTAAAGTggtttcctgtttttgttgctgttttttcttGTATGATGAGTAGGATATTATTTTACCTCTTAGAACTGCTTTGCCTGTTTCCCATAGTACTGATGGTGTGATATCAGGAGAGTCGTTCATCTCCAGAAAGGATGCCCACTCTTCCTTAATGagacgatgtgtgtgtgtcctttattattattactattattttacaacaatctatattatacttgcacctcttatttcattcctcatgcTGCACTACTGTATGGattattctttgtttgtttatttatttttaacagctcttattgttctctcatctcgcattctctcatctgtcctgctgcttgtatcttgtctgcTTCATgttcttggtgacttttctatcctatttctgtCATTGGGcctatttaatttaaggcttttgtacgtctTAGGTATggaatattcaaaagggtcctttttaacacaaaagtcggctaacaaatgtatgttatcaactgtgttaacattaagaattaaagttagacttttatctgaataataagattgttgtgttttctgacaggtgtttttttttttttgctgtcccACTCAAGGGCTATAAGGTATggtagtcatgtggtgtgtgagtgtgtgtataggtgtgtatgttagtcacgtggtgtgtgagtgtgtgtataggtgtgtatgttagtcacgtggtgtgtgagtgtgtgtataggtgtgtatgttagtcacgtggtgtgtgagtgtgtgtataggtgtgtatgttagtcacgtggtgtgtgagtgtgtgtataggtgtgtatgttagtcacgtggtgtgagtgtgtgtataggtgtgtatgttagtcacgtggtgtgtgagtgtgtgtataggtgtgtatgttagtcacgtggtgtgtgagtgtgtgtgtataggtgtgtatgttagtcacgtggtgtgtgagtgtgtgtataggtgtgtatgttagtcacgtggtgtgtgagtgtgtgtataggtgtgtatggtagtcacgtggtgtcagtgtgtgtataggtgtgtatggtagtcatgtggtgtgagtgtgtgtgtataggtgtgtatgttagtcatgtggtgtgagtgtgtgtgtataggtgtgtatgttagtcatgtggtgtgtgagtgtgtataggtgtgtatgttagtcacatggtgtgtgtataggtgtgtatgttagtcacgtggtgtgtgtataggtgtgtatgttagtcatgtggtgtgtgagtgtgtgtataggtgtgtatgttagtcatgtggtgtgtgagtgtgtgtataggtgtgtatgttagtcacgtggtgtgtgagtgtgtgtataggtgtgtatgttagtcatgtggtgtgtgagtgtgtgtgtataggtgtgtatgttagtcatgtggtgtgtgagtgtgtgtataggtgtgtatgttagtcatgtggtgtgtgagtgtgtgtgtataggtgtgtatgttagtcatgtggtgtgtgagtgtgtgtgtataggtgtgtattttagtcacatggtgtgtgagtgtgtataggtgtgtatgttagtaacgtggtgtgtgtgtgtgtgtgtataggtgtgtatgttagtcatgtggtgtgtgagtgtgtgtataggtgtgtatgttagtcatgtggtgtgtgagtgtgtgtgtataggtgtgtatgttagtcacatggtgtgtgagtgtgtataggtgtgtatgttagtcacatggtgtgtgtataggtgtgtatgttagtcacgtggtgtgtgagtgtgtataggtgtgtatgttagtcatgtggtgtgtgagtgtgtataggtgtgtatgttagtcacatggtgtgtgtataggtgtgtatgttagtcacgtggtgtgtgagtgtgtataggtgtgtatggtagtcatgtggtgtgagtgtgtgtataggtgtgtatggtagtcatgtggtgtgagtgtgtgtataggtgtgtatgttagtcacgtggtgtgtgagtgtgtgtgtataggtgtgaatggtagtcacgtggtgtgagtgtgtgtataggtgtgtatggttagtcatgtggtgtgagtgtataggtgtgtatgttagtcacatggtgtgtgagtgtgtataggtgtgtatgttagtcacatggtgtgtgtataggtgtgtatgttagtcacgtggtgtgtgtgtgtataggtgtgtatgttagtcatgtggtgtgtgagtgtgtgtataggtgtgtatgttagtcacgtggtgtgtgagtgtgtgtataggtgtgtatgttagtcacgtggtgtgtgagtgtgtgtataggtgtgtatgttagtcatgtggtgtgtgagtgtgtataggtgtgtatgttagtcatgtggtgtgtgagtgtgtgtatcggtgtgtatgttagtcacgtggtgtgtgagtgtgtgtataggtgtgtatgttagtcacgtggtgtgtgagtgtgtgtataggtgtgtatgttagtcacgtggtgtgtgagtgtgtataggtgtgtatgttagtcacgtggtgtgtgagtgtgtgtataggtgtgtatgttagtcacgtggtgtgtgagtgtgtgtgtataggtgtgtatgttagtcacgtggtgtgtgagtgtgtataggtgtgtatgttagtcacgtggtgtgtgagtgtgtataggtgtgtatggtagtcatgtggtgtgagtgtgtgtataggtgtgtatggtagtcatgtggtgtgagtgtgtgtataggtgtgtatgttagtcacgtggtgtgtgagtgtgtgtataggtgtgtatgttagtcacgtggtgtgagtgtgtgtataggtgtgtatggtagtcacgtggtgtgagtgtgtgtataggtgtgtatggtagtcatgtggtgtgagtgtgtgtgtatgttagtcacatggtgtgtgagtgtgtataggtgtgtatgttagtcacatggtgtgtgtataggtgtgtatgttagtcacgtggtgtgtgtgtgtataggtgtgtatgttagtcatgtggtgtgtgagtgtgtgtataggtgtgtatgttagtcatgtggtgtgtgagtgtgtgtataggtgtgtatgttagtcacgtggtgtgtgagtgtgtataggtgtgtatgttagtcatgtggtgtgtgagtgtgtataggtgtgtatggtagtcatgtggtgtgagtgtgtgtataggtgtgtatgttagtcacgtggtgtgtgtgtgtgtgtgtataggtgtgtatgttagtcacgtggtgtgtgagtgtgtgtataggtgtgtatgttagtcacgtggtgtgtgagtgtgtgtataggtgtgtatgttagtcacgtggtgtgtgagtgtgtgtgtataggtgtgtatgttagtcacgtggtgtgtgtgtgtataggtgtgtatgttagtcacgtggtgtgtgagtgtgtataggtgtgtatgttagtcatgtggtgtgtgagtgtgtataggtgtgtatgttagtcatgtggtgtgtgagtgtgtgtgtataggtgtgtatgttagtcacatggtgtgtgagtgtgtataggtgtgtatgttagtcacatggtgtgtgtataggtgtgtatgttagtcatgtggtgtgtgagtgtgtgtataggtgtgtatgttagtcatgtggtgtgtgagtgtgtgtataggtgtgtatgttagtcatgtggtgtgtgagtgtgtgtataggtgtgtatgttagtcatgtggtgtgtgagtgtgtgtgtataggtgtgtatgttagtcacatggtgtgtgtataggtgtgtatgttagtcacgtggtgtgtgagtgtgtgtataggtgtgtatgttagtcatgtggtgtgtgagtgtgtgtataggtgtgtatgttagtcatgtggtgtgtgagtgtgtgtataggtgtgtatgttagtcatgtggtgtgtgagtgtgtgtataggtgtgtatgttagtcatgtggtgtgtgagtgtgtgtataggtgtgtatgttagtcatgtggtgtgtgagtgtgtgtataggtgtgtatgttagtcacatggtgtgtgagtgtgtataggtgtgtatgttagtcacatggtgtgtgtataggtgtgtatgttagtcacgtggtgtgtgagtgtgtataggtgtgtatgttagtcacatggtgtgtgtataggtgtgtatgttagtcacgtggtatgtgagtgtgtataggtgtgtgtttacatcaacacggaatggtgtaaggactctgtgcttgtgtcaaACTACTACTCATCGggagtggagtttgtgactgttagatgcagaccttt is from Hemibagrus wyckioides isolate EC202008001 linkage group LG07, SWU_Hwy_1.0, whole genome shotgun sequence and encodes:
- the LOC131356306 gene encoding carcinoembryonic antigen-related cell adhesion molecule 5-like — encoded protein: MELSPLSVMLLLISLIPVAQAQGSPKAVVSIMPDTHVFIGEIVTVRCDIQGGGDTQGTYSWKKNNKVVSEGGGKPYTMQVFRIQSVKVSDSGTYTCSINGSDSQSSEISDAVKLTVSAKPKPTVRVNPQSSVYTGDTVTLSCELQQGTGWGFQWYKNNQLQAEILNMTVNNAGETEYQCRASRLNFDYGETPSYYTDLSDPVKITVRGKPKATVRVNPQSSVYTGDTVTLSCELQQETGWEFQWYKNNQLQNLNSEQENTLNVTVDNAGETEYRCRANRINNNYYYFTEFSDPVKITVRAKPKPSVRVNPQSSVYTGDTVTLSCELQQETGWKFLWYRNNQLQNLSSEQENTLKVTVDNAGETEYKCRANRINNNYYYFTEFSDPVKITVRERPPAVLSVSPQSWLTEGESVTLSCEVTDSSTDWTFSWYTVVPYRDGLTGINNNGGYSVYVELLSDSSRGSGGKYTLSPAALKHTGVYMCRGERGEPALHSQYSNRLRR